TGTGCGGTCAGCTGCCATGTGTGGAATGGAGTGCCAACTGCACAAGTGGCAACACGTGCCTGAACGGTCGGCACAGCCCAGCTGACATCGCCCACATCGGTTGACCCTTCTCCGCCCTCACTTTTCCGGTCCAAAGGAGCCACAAAATCACAAAGCGCGAGATCCGGATCAACCTCAGCCCCGATGCGCCGGAACGAGACGTGAATATTATCCTCGCTGAGCGTCTCACGGATCTTGTTTGCAAAGATGCGGTCCGTTTCATCGAAATTAGGGGCGCCCAAACGGTTGAGGTTGCGCTGCATGGTTTCTTCCAAAGGACGGTTGCCAAGCAGATTGGACACGCCGCTGACGACGCTGCTCTCGACCGTTGTCTCGGTCATCAGCGCTGCGCCTTCAGCAATCTTGTGGACCCGGCCGATCAGATCGCGCAGTTCTTTGAGGTTCCGCGCCCGCACCAGCTGGCGTACGGTGGCCTTGGACTGGACGACATTGGGCGCAATCCCACCGGCATCCAGATAGGCGTAATGCACCCTGGCGTCGTCCGGCATGTGTTCGCGCATGTAATTTACGCCAACGTTCATCAGCTCGATTGCATCGAGAGCGCTGCGGCCAAGTTCAGGGGCACCGGCCGCATGCGCCGCGCGGCCGTGGAAGGTGAAATCGATCCGCGTGTTTGCAAGGGACTTGGCTTCGTTGACCCCGGTGAAGGTTGCCGGGTGCCAGGAGATTGCTGCATCGACGTCGTCGAACAGACCCGCGCGGACCATGAAGGTTTTGGCAGCGCCACCTTCCTCGGCGGGGCAGCCGTAGTAGCGCACACGCCCCTTGAGCCCACGCTCTGCCAGGTAGTCCTTCACAGCAGAGGCCGCCATCAAGGCCGCGGAGCCGAGAAGGTTGTGGCCGCACCCATGCCCGGGGCCGCCGGCCTCGACCGGCTGATGTTCGGCAGTACCGGCAACCTGGCCAAGTTCGGGAAGGGCATCGAACTCACCGAGGATGGCAATGACAGGGCCTTCATCGCCGGCTTCACCCACAATCGCGGTCGGTATTCCTGCGACACCTTCGGTTATCCTGAACCCTTCCTGTTCCAGCATCTTTTTGTGTTCGGCAACAGACTTGAATTCGGTGTAGGCGATTTCCGGCAGGTCAAAGACACGGTCGGAGAGGCCGATATAATCCTCCCGGCGGCTATCGACCAGATCCCAGACGCGATCCGTATTTTTCATTGTGTCCTCCCAAAAATGTCAGCAGAACCCCGTCGCGTCGCAACGGTGCGGCACGGGGCAGGTCTTCGTATCGGCAATCCCGACTGCCGGGATCAGAGCGTCTTCCAGTAGTGGCAGGCGACCGAATGGCCGCCGCCGAAAGTCTCAAGGTCCGGCTGCTCCTGGCGGCAGAGGTCCTGCGCCTGTGGACAGCGCGGGTTGAAGAAACAGCCCTTTGGCGGATCCAGTGGAGACGGGATTTCGCCTTCGATAGGGGCAAAGTCGCGCTTTCGCTGATCCAGCCGGGGTGCTTCTGCAAGCAAGGCCTTTGTGTAGGGGTGTTTCGGCGCGCTGAAGATCTCTTCGGTCGAGGCGCTTTCGACGATCCGGCCGAGATACATGATCGCGACCCGGTCCGCGATGTGTTCGACAACGCTGAGATCGTGGCTGATGAAGAGATAGGTCAGGCCAAACTCTTCTCGCAGATCCATGAAGAGGTTGATAACCTGAGCCTGGATCGACACGTCCAGGGCAGCAATCGCCTCGTCGCAGACGAGGAATTTCGGTTTGACCGCAAGTGCCCGCGCAATGCCGATGCGCTGACGCTGGCCACCAGAAAACTGGTGCGCATATCGCCGTTTCAAAGATGGATCCAGTCCAACCTTCTTCATGATGTCGTCGACGTAGTCAGAGGCTTCTGATCTTGAGACGACACCGTGGACTTGTGGTGCTTCGCCAATGATGTCTTCCACACGCATGCGTGGATTGAGGCTGGCGAAGGGATCCTGAAAAATCATCTGAATGGCGAGTGTTGCCGCTTTCTTGTCAGCGCGCGACATCGCGGCGACATCCTTGCCCTGAAACAGAAGCTGTCCGGAGCTTGGGGCATGAATGCCCGCAACGACACGGCCAAGGGTGGATTTGCCGCAGCCAGATTCGCCCACAAGACCCAGCACCTCGCCTTCCTTGACGGAGAGGTTCACTTCATCGACGGCGTGTACGATTTCTTCCCGGATGCCAGCACCCAGTTTTTGCGCGACTTTTTCGGCAATATCGAGGCGTTTGGCAAAACGTTTCGAGACGTCTTTGATCTCAACAAGTGGCGCGTTCATTCGGCTGCAGCCTGTGCCTGAGGATTGAAACAGCGGATATCCCGGTTCGCGACATGTGTAATCGGGGGCTGGGTCTTGCATGCAGCACTTGCCGATCGGCACCGCGGCGCGAAGGCACAGCCTTCGGGGAGCGCCAGCATGTTTGGCGTCATGCCCTCGATCTGGAACAGCCTTTCGCCGCGTTTGTTTGCTGTCGGAACAGATCCGAGGAGCCCGATCGTATAGGGATGCAACGGGCGGTCGATGACATCGTCGGTCAGACCCTGCTCGACGATCCGCCCTGCATACATGACAGAGATCCGGTCTGCGAGGCCCGCAACGACGGCGAGGTCGTGGGTGATCCAGATCATCGCAGTGCCCGTCTGGCGCGTCAGCTTCTGCGCTTCATGAATGATCTGTGCCTGGATCGTGACATCCAGTGCCGTCGTCGGTTCGTCGGCGATGATCAAATCCGGTTTGTTGAGGAATGCGATCGCGATCGATACACGTTGGCGCATGCCACCGGACAGCTGGTGGGGATAGGCCTTTAGCCGCTCTTCAGGGGAGGGGATGCCGACAAGGCCGAGTGCATCCCGCGACCGTTCCCAGGCTTCTTTTTTTGACACTTTTTCATGGGCGAAGATCGCTTCCATCATTTGGGAATCGATGCGCAGGACCGGGTTCAGTGTCATCATCGGATCCTGAAAGATCATCGATATCCGATTGCCGCGGATGGACTTCAGCTTCCCCTCCGGCGCATTGGCGATCTCATCGCCGTTGAACCGGATCGAACCTTCGACGATCCGGCCCGGCTGATCGATCAAGCCCAGAATAGAGAACCCGGTGATGGACTTGCCGGACCCCGATTCCCCGACCAGACCCATGACCTCGCCCTTGTTGACGGTGAAATCAACGCCATCGACGGCTTTGACAACACCCGCGTGGGTGAAGAAATGCGTCTTCAGCCCGGCAACTTCGAGAACCGCCGTCATTTCTTCATCCTCGGATTGAGAACGTCGCGTAGCTGATCGCCGACTAGATTGATCGAAGCCACGGTCAGTAGAAGCGCAATCCCGGGAAACACAGAGATCCAATACCGGCCGGACAGCATGTACTCAAAACCGTTGGCAATCAGAACGCCAAGTGATGGTTCGGTTTGCGGTAGACCCACCCCAAGGAAAGAGAGTGTTGCCTCCAGCGAAACCGCATGGGCTGTCTGCACTGTCCCAACCACGATCAAGGGGGCGAGACAGTTCGGCAAGATGTGGCGAAAGACAACCCTCGTCTTGGAAAGCCCGAGACATTGAGCTGCTTCAACGTATTCCTTTCCGCGCTCAACCAAGGCCGTGGCGCGAACGGTCCGCGCGTAATAGGCCCATTGGGCTACAACAAGCGCAAGGATGATCTTGTCGATGCCCTTGCCCAAGGCTGCAACCAGCATCAAGGCCACCAAGGCTGCCGGGAACGACAATTGAAGGTCGACAACCCGCATAATGACGGCTTCTGTCCTGCCGCCGGAATAAGCAGCGATCAGACCAACGACCATCCCGACAAACAACGCGATTACGCCGGACGCCAAGCCCACGGAGATGGAAATCCTGAGCCCATAAAGAATGGCTGAATAAAGATCCCGGCCTGCGCCATCGGAGCCAAGCCACATGGTATATCCGGCAAATGCTTCCGATCCGGGGGCGAGCCGCCCATCCAGAACATCGACCTGCGCCAGATCATAAGGGTTTTGAGGCGTGATCCAGGGAGCCAGTATGGCCAGGACCATGATGATCAGGAGGACAAAGAACGCCGTTGCCGCGATTCGGCTTTCGAAAAACTCCGCCCGGAAACGCTGAAACGGGGTCTCCACCTTCACTTTGGAGGGCGCTGAAGAGTGCAGTGTTGAATCGGTCATGCGCCCTGATCCTGCAGCCGGACACGCGGGTCCAGAATTGAATAAAGAATGTCAACGACCAGATTGATGACCACAAAGAACAGCACCATGATCATCAGGTAGGCAACGACCACCGGCCGGTCGAGCTGAAGGATGGCATCGATCAGCAGCTTGCCCATGCCCGGCCAGGCAAAGATCGTTTCCGTGACGACCGAAAACCCGATGAGGCTGCCGAACTCCAGGCCCATGACTGTAACGACCGGGATCATGATGTTCTTCATCACATGGACAAGAATGATCCGGCTGGTCGAAATGCCCTTGGCCCTTGCGTATTTCACATAGTCCTGACTCATCGCTTCCCGTACACCGGCTCGCGTCAAGCGGATGGCAAGCGAGATTTTTAGAAGTGCCAGGTTAAGCGCGGGCAAGAAAATGTGCCGCAGACCGTCCCAGGTCGCCAGACTGGTCTCAATCCCGAAGATCGTTGCTGTGTCGCCTCGCCCTGTTGAGGGTAGCCATCCGAGTTCAACGGCGAACAGCAATATGAGCATCAAGCCGACCCAGAATGTCGGCAGGGAAAACCCGAGAATGGATCCCGCCATGATGCCCTTGGAAATCGGGTTGTCCGGATAAAGCCCGGAAAACAGACCAAGCGGGATGCCAATGACAATGGCAAGCATCAATGCACTGAACGCAAGTTCCAAAGTGGCCGGCATGTGGTGCAAGATCAGCTTCAGGGCCGGTTCGCCGAAGATAAAGGAATCGCCCAGATTGCCCTGGGCTGCCCCCTTCAGGAACAGCAGATATTGGTCCCAGATCGGTCGGTCGAGACCCAGCCGGCGGATTGCGGCCTCGATGTCGGCCTGATCTGCGTCAGGGCTCACCAGCATATAGACCGGGTCGCCAACGATGTTCACACCGAAGAAGACGATCACCGACATGAGAAACACGACGAGGAGCGCCTGCATCAGCCGGCGGATTACAAAAACAGACATAAGGAGTTCTCGGTTCAGGGACGTTCCGGACCGCTGAGATCAGCGGCCCGGAAATCGCTGGTTATTCCTTCACGACACCCATGGCGAGCGTGTACTCGTCGGTGCGGGGAATATACGTCAGGCCCTTTTTGGCCGCCCAGGTGTTGACCTGGAAGTGGGTCGGGATGATTGCGACATCACCGATCGCCATTTCCGTGGCTTCCGCGAGCAGGTCCTGACGCTTTTCATCATCAACGGTGCGCAATGCTTCTTCGATCTTCGCATCGATTTCCGCATTGGAGTGACGTCCGCGGTTCGATGACCCGAAGCCCTTGTCCTTGTCGTAAGTGTGGATCAAGGACTTCAGCGGAGAAGAAGCTTCGCCCGAACCGGCACCCCAGCCCACCAGGATGAAGCTGAACTCCGGCTGACCATCGGCACCGCCGCGGGATGCGCGGCCGAAATAAACGGAACGCGGCATTGTTTCGACCGCAGTCTTGATGCCAACACGTGTCAGCATCTGACCGATCGCCTCGGCGATTTTCGCATCGTTGATGTAGCGATCGTTCGGGCCATGAATGGTCAATTGGAAGCCGTCCGGGTATCCGGCTTCTGCCAACAGTTCCTTGGCACCGTTCGGGTCGTAATCAATCGGCTGCAAGTTCTCCGACACGCCGAAGAAACCTTCCGGCAACAGCTGGCCGGCCGGCAGTGCCACGCCTTCCATCACCCGGTCGACAATCGCATTCCGGTTGATCGCCTTGGAGATTGCCAGACGGACACGCTGGTCCAGAAGCGGATTTTTGATGTCGCTGCCGTCAGTGCCCTTCACAAAGGGGGAGTTCTCACGGAACTGGTCCAAATGGAGGTAGATGACGCGGTTGGAAACACCTTGGCTCAGCTGGATCTCGTCCTTGCCTTCAAGCACGCCGATATCTGTTGTCGGAACGCTGGCGATCATGTCGACATCACCTGCAAGCAGAGCAGCGACACGGCTCGGACCTGACTTGATCGGGCGGAAGTCAACTTCAGTCCAGATTGGAGCGTCGCCCCAGTAGTCATCGTTGCGCACCATAGTGATGCTCTCGCCGGGCTTGTAGCTTCCAAACTTGAACGGGCCGGTGCCAATCGCCGCGGTGCCAGCGTTGAAGTCTTCTGTCGCCGCGCGACATCCGGCGCTGTCCGAGATCACAGGGATCGTGGAAATGTCGTTCGCCATCAACGGGTATGGCGTTTCCGTGGAAATGTGGACCGTATAGTCGTCGATTTTCTTGAAGGTTTTGCCCTTCAAATAAGTGCCGAAGCCAGATGGGGAATTCGGGACATCCGGAGCCCGCTCCATGGTGCAAATGACGTCGTCCGCATTGAAGTCGCTGCCGTCATGGAATTTCACGCCTTCGCGAAGTTTGAACTCCCATGTCAGCTCATCGATCGGTTGCCAGGATACGGCGAGGCCCGGTGACAGTCGTTGCTTTTCGTCTTGTGCAATCAGGCGATCAAACAGGTGATACGAGATTGCGTTGTTCGGACCCAGATTGTGGAAATGTGGATCCATCGCTGTTGGTTCGGACGCCAACCCAATGGTCAGCTTTTCTGCGGACGCTGCCCCGGTAAACAAGGCAAACACGCTTACAGACACTGCGGCTGCAGCAGTAAGTTTTCTCATGACAATATAACTCCCTCGGAAGGCGCGGTGTCCTTTTTGCCGGACTTTTGCCGCACGCTAAAAAGGATGGTAGCTTGCAGAAAATTCATTGCCAACAGAGAAATTAATCCATTTTTGCATAGACTAATTCATCTTGTAGGCATGACTATTTATAAGGCAGATCTCAACCTATGGCAGAGCCACGGCACAGACTGAGGGAAATGGAAGCGCTCCGGGCGCTTGTGACCACCGGCACGACCATTGGCGCCGCGCGGCGGCTCGGTGTTTCGCAGTCCTCTGTCAGCCGGGCGTTAGGGCAATTGGAGCAGCGGGTTGGCCGTACTCTGTTTTTGCGGAGCGCCGGCAAGATCGAACCGACCGCCGCGGCGCTCAGGCTCAACGAACAGCTTGATCCGCTTTTTGAAACGCTCGCTCTGATTGAAGGCGCTGAATGGGCGCAGGCCGATGAAGAACCTCTGCGCCTCATTGTTCCCCCCACGCTTGCCCATAACTTCATCATCACAAGAGTGGCTGCATTCCTGAAACAGAACCCTGGCAAGAACCTGCAGCTGGATATTCAGGCAACGGATGTGCTGGTCTCCGGTATCCTGGATCTGCGCTATGACCTTGGTCTGACCAGTGCGATGATTCAGCGCTCCGGTGTCACTCTCGTGCCGTGGCTCCGTTCTCATGTAGTCTGCGCAATGCCCAAAGGACATCCCCTTGAGGCAAAGGAAATCGTCACTCCGGCCGATCTGGAGGGCGTGGAGTTGATCGAGTTTCTAAGGCGGCTCGGCACCCGCGCGATCACCGAACAGCTGTTTGCCCGCTCTGGTGTCAAACCCCGGACGGTTGCGGAAACGGCGACGAACATGGCTGCTCTTGAGTTGGTCCGCGAGGGGCTTGGCGTCACGGTGCTGAACCCCTTTCCCGTACTTTCTGTTGGTGTACCGAACATCTCCGTCCGGCCATTCGATGCACACATCACTTATGACACCAGCTTTGTGCTTCCTGCGGGGCGCCAACCGTCAGAGCTTGCTCAGCAGTTCATGGAGTACATCAAGTCGACCACGCCGGCCGATGACTACTCAGAGGCCGTTTGACCGGCGATCAGCCACGGCAAACAATTGCAGACAAAAAGATACAAACAAGGGATTAGGCATGACAAAACGGAGCGCAGCGATTGAGGCGGCAGCGAAGAGTTTCGGAGATGGCAGTTTTCAAAAGGATTTAACTGAGCTGGTGGCCGTAAAGACGTCCAGCCGGGAGGAGGAGCACCGGTCCGACCTGATGCGCTATCTGGATACTGAGATGCGCGAGCGGTTCGAAGCGATGGGTTTTACGGTCGATATCCATCCAAATGACATACTCGACCGGGCGCCTTTTCTCGTTGCCAAGCGGATCGAGGATCCAAGCCTGCCCACACTGTTTTGCTACGGGCACGGGGATACGGTGCCCGGAGAAGAAGGCCGCTGGAGCGAGGATCGGGATCCCTGGACGCTGGATGTCGCGCAAACACAGTCTGGTCCCCGCTGGTATGGCCGCGGCACCGCAGACAACAAGGCGCAGCATGCCATCAATATGGAAGCCATGCGCCATGTGATCGATACCCGTGGCCGTCTTGGTTACAACGCCACGTTCCTGATCGAGATGGCAGAAGAAATGGGCTCGCCTGGGCTCTATGAATTCTGCCGGGACAACCGGGATATGCTGGCAGCCGATCTGCTGATTGCATCCGACGGTCCGCGTTTTTCGACAGATGCGCCGGATATCAAGCTTGGTACGCGAGGCGGTCTGAACCTGAGGTTCCGTCTGGAATACCGGGAAGGTGGCCACCATTCTGGCAACTGGGGAGGACTGCTTGCCAATCCGGCCATCGTGCTCATGCATGCGCTCACGACCCTGGTCAGCCGAACCGGCGAGATCCTTCATCCCGGCCTGAAACCTGCCCATATCAAGAATTCCGTGCGCGACGCGCTTGCCAAGGTGACGGTTACATCCGGACCGGATGATCCGGAGATTGATCCCTGGTGGGGAGAGCCTGGCTTGAGCGCCGCTGAGAAAGTCTTCGGTTGGAACACATTTGAAGTCCTTTCCTTCATTGCGGGGGACCCGGAAAATCCGCAAAACGCTGTTCCCCCCCTTGCCGAAGCCATCTGCCAGATCCGCTTTGTGGTGGATACGGACCCCGACACCTTCCTGCCTCTGATCCGCCAGCATCTGAAGGACAACGGGTTTGATGGCATCACTGTGGAACCGGCCCGGATGTCGATGCTGCGCGCTTCACGGCTCGATCCGGAACATCCGGCCGTTGCCTGGGCTGTCACATCAGTTGAAAAGACGACTGGAAAACCGGTCACCGTTATCCCCAATGCCGGTGGTTCCCTGCCAAACGACATCTTTCTCAACACCATCGGCATGCCAACGCTCTGGGTTCCGCACAGTTACACCGGCTGTTCCCAGCACGCCCCCAACGAACACGTCCTGCCGCATCTGATGAAAGAAGGATTGGAGATGATGACAGGCTTGTTCTGGGATCTGGGCGACGGGTTTCCTAAAGAACAGAGGTCATCCTAGCTTCACCCAAGCTGCATTTCTGGTTGACGATCTTACACAGGCGTCGACAAATTCCACGCCTGCGAGGCCCTCTTGAATGCCGGGCAAAAGCGTTGTTTGGGTTTCGCCGGTGGCATGAACCCGGATCGCATCGGCAGCTTCCCGGTAGAGGTTGGCGAACCCTTCAAGGTAGCCTTCCGGGTGTCCGGGCGGGATCCGTGTTGTCGGCGCGATGCTCTCCAGCATACCCGCGCCGCCTCTTGTCAGGCGCTGGGCGGGTTCTCCAAACGGCGAATACTGCAGATAGTTCGGATTTTCCTGATGCCATTCAATGCCGGCCTTGTCGCCATAGACCCGGAGCTTGAGATTGTTCTCATTGCCCGGTGCGACTTGTGAACACCAGAGCATCCCGCGCGCCCCGCCGTCAAAGCGCAGCATGACGTGACCGTTGTCATCTACCTGACGGCCTGGGACGAAGGACTGCAAATCGGCGGCAAGGCTCTCGGCGCGCAGGCCGGTCACAAAGCAAGCCAGATTGTAGGCGTGGGTGCCAATGTCTCCAGTCGCGCCCCCCAATCCGGACCGGGCAGGGTCCGTGCGCCAGTCGGCTTGCTTGTTGTGCTGTTCGACCGTCAGCCAATCCTGCGGGTACTCGACCTGAATGACCCGGATTGTTCCAAGATCGCCGTTTTGGACCATCTCCCGCGCCTGACGGATCATCGGATAGCCGGTGTAATTGTGCGTGAGAATAAACAGGGCCGGCGAGGCCTCGGCCGCTTTGGCCAGCTTTTTGGCGTCTGCCAGCGTGGAGGTCATCGGCTTGTCGCAGATCACGTGAATGCCGCGTTTCAAGAATGCCTTGGCAGCTGGATAATGAACATGGTTCGGCGTCACGATGGCAACCGCTTCGACCCCGTCCTTCAGCCGTGCCTCTCGTTTGGCCATGTCCTCAAAGGAGCTGTAAATCCGGTCCGCCTTGAGGCCGAGAGCCTGCCCGGAAGAGATGGCCTTGTCCGGTGTTGAGGACAAGGCTCCTGCGACCAGTTCAAAACTGTTGTCGAGCCGTGCTGCGATCCGGTGAACCGCGCCGATGAACGCATCCTTGCCGCCGCCGACCATGCCGAGGCGGAGCGGGCGTTGGAATGTGACTTCTGTTCCTTCAATGGCCATGTTGTGCTCCTATGCAATGCCCAGCATCTTGCGGTTTGCCGCTTCGTCTGTCCCGCCGTCGGCAAAGTCATCAAAGGCTTTTTCAGTGACGCGAATGATATGGTCGGCAACAAACTGGGCACCTTCGCGGGCGCCATCTTCCGGGTGCTTCAGGCAACATTCCCATTCGACGACCGCCCAGCCGTCGAAGTCATTGGCTGCCATTTTGGAAAAGATCGCTCCAAAATCGACCTGTCCGTCGCCCAAGGACCGGAACCGCCCCGCACGGTCAACCCAGGGCTGATAGCCGCTGTAAACGCCCTGGCGGCCGGTCGGATTGAACTCGGCATCCTTGACGTGGAACATTCCGATCCGGTCCTTGTAGATGTCGATGTTGTCGAGATAGTCGAGACACTGAAGCACGTAGTGGGACGGATCATAGAGCATCTTTGCGCGGGCATGATTGTCAACGCGGTCCAGGAACATCTCGTACGTCGCGCCATCATGAAGATCCTCGCCGGGATGGATCTCGTAGCAAACATCCACGCCCATATCGTCCGCATAATCCAGAATTGGCCGCCAGCGCTTGGCAAGTTCGTCAAACGCGGTCTCAACAAGCCCAGCCGGTCGTTGCGGCCAGGGATAGATGTAAGGCCACGCCAGAGCGCCGGAAAACGTCGCATGAGCGGTGATGCCAAGATTGCGGCTGGCCGTTAACGCCTGCTTGACCTGATCAACAGCCCAGGCCTGGCGCGCGGCCGGATTGCCGCGGACTTCCGGAGCTGCAAAGCCGTCAAAGGCGGTGTCATAAGCAGGGTGGACGGCCACGAGCTGGCCTTGCAGATGGGTTGAGAGCTCCGTGATCTCAACACCGTTCTGACGGGCTTGTCCGGCAAAGTCTTCGCAGTATCCCTTCGAGCTGGCGGCTTTTTCCAGATCAATGAGCCGGCCATCCCAACTTGGAACCTGTACCCCTTTGTATCCGCAATCGGCGGCCCATTTCGTAATCGCGTCCCAGGAATTGAATGGCGCTTCATCTCCCGCAAACTGAGCAAGAAACAGCGCAGGCCCCTTTATCGTTTTCATGACGACCTCTTGAATGAAATAGAGTTTTTGGGGCCGGGATCCGTGACTTAACCCCGGCCCACGCAAAGTCACTTCTTAGAATGGCGACTCTGGGAAGTAGTAGCTTTCAGCGTTTTCACGGGTGATCAGTGTTGCCCCGAGAATGTACCGGCCGGCCACCGGGCCATTCGACTTGAAAGCGTTGACCGTTGCATCCATCGCGGTTGCAATCATTGCCGGCGGGTAAAGGACATTTACAGGGATCAGCTCATCGCCATCCATGATGCCTTTGATGATTTCCTTCATGCCAGCACCTCCGACAACGAACATGCCGTTGCCCTCACGGCCTGCCTGTTTCAAAGCAGCGACCACGCCGATTGCGATATCGTCGTCTTGAGCCCAGACCGCATCAATGTCCGGGAAGCGGGACAGGAAATCCTGCATCACTTCAAAACCGTCGTCGCGGTTCCAGTTGGCGTGCTTGTGATCCAGGACGTTGATACCCGAGCCTTCGATTTCGGCCATGAACGCATCAAAGCGTTCGTTGTCGATCACGGTCGGGATACCGCGCAACACAACGATGTTGTCGCCGTCCTTAAGGCGTCCCTTCATGTATTGCGCCGATACGCGGCCAAGCTCCGGATTGTTGCCGGCAACGTAAAGGTCTTCGATCCCCGGCTGGCTGAGACCACGATCGACGACGGTGATCCAGGCGCCAGATTTCTTGACATTCAAGACCGGATCGGTAAGCGGTTCGGACTCAAACGGCAGAACGACGAGTGCATCAATCTGATGGACCGATACGAGGTCTTCCAGCGCACTTGCCTGCGCGCCTGGATCCGGCGAGTTCACAAGGATCAGATCCACGTCCGGATAAAGAGCCTCCAGACGTTTTTCGGCCTGCTCCGCGTGCCAGTTCATGCCCGCTGCCCAGGCATGGGTCGGTGTCGGGTAGCTGACGCCGATCTTGATCTTTTCTTCCGCGACTGCCGTCCCGCTGAGGGCGATTAGCCCTGTCAGTGCCATCGCACCCAGTGTTTTTCTTCCAAGCATTGTTTCCTCCTCCGATGCTTTCCTCAAGGCGCACCTCTCCCGTCCGGTGCGAACCGGTTCAAATTGGGGACGGGTCCCTATTCCATGGATCTAATGGGCCGTGCTCAGCCGTTCTTTTTGAGTTTCCAGTCGCTGCGCTGCAGCAGCACAGCAACGATAATGATCAACCCCTGCATGGTTCCGTTCAGGTAGTTTGAGATCATGTCCGTGAAGTTCAGGATGTTACCGATGGTGGTCAGAATGAGCGCGCCCAGGATCGTGCCCCCAATTCTGCCATAACCGCCTTTCAGAACGGTGCCGCCGATGATCACGGCCGCGATCGCTTCCAATTCCCATAGTACGCCTGTCGATGCTGAGGCAGAGCCGAGGCGGGGGACATAAATGATGGTCGCGAAGGACACGCAGAGGCCTTGGATGATGTATGTCAGCGTCTTGACCCGATCGACATTGATTGCCGAGTACTTGGCGACGGCTTCATTTGATCCGATGGCCGTGCAGTAGCGTCCGAACGCTGTCCGGTTTAAAAGCAGCCAGCCACAGATAGCAACGGCAATGAAGACCCAGACCGGGATCGGCAGTCCCAAAAAACTGTCATAGTAGACCGGTCGGTAGGTGCCGCGAATGTCGAAGTTGAGGGACAGCGTGCCGCCGTCTGCGAAATAGGTCACCAAAGACCGGTAGATCCCCATGGTGCCTAGCGTCACTATAAACGCCTCTATCTTCCCCTTGGTGGTCAGCGCTCCATTGATCCAGCCTGCGCCGATGCCGAGGAGGATCGCCAAACCACACCCAAACAGGACGGTCGGCACACCGGTCCCGAGCGTTTCAACGGCATTGTTCATGACAATTATCATCACGCCGGAAATGGCCGCTGCCATAGAGCCCACCGACAAGTCGATCCCGCCAGCGGTGATGACGAAGGTCGCGCCTACGGCAATGATGCCGATA
This window of the Roseibium alexandrii DFL-11 genome carries:
- a CDS encoding M20 family metallopeptidase; the protein is MKNTDRVWDLVDSRREDYIGLSDRVFDLPEIAYTEFKSVAEHKKMLEQEGFRITEGVAGIPTAIVGEAGDEGPVIAILGEFDALPELGQVAGTAEHQPVEAGGPGHGCGHNLLGSAALMAASAVKDYLAERGLKGRVRYYGCPAEEGGAAKTFMVRAGLFDDVDAAISWHPATFTGVNEAKSLANTRIDFTFHGRAAHAAGAPELGRSALDAIELMNVGVNYMREHMPDDARVHYAYLDAGGIAPNVVQSKATVRQLVRARNLKELRDLIGRVHKIAEGAALMTETTVESSVVSGVSNLLGNRPLEETMQRNLNRLGAPNFDETDRIFANKIRETLSEDNIHVSFRRIGAEVDPDLALCDFVAPLDRKSEGGEGSTDVGDVSWAVPTVQARVATCAVGTPFHTWQLTAQGKAPAAHKGMVQAAKIMAGTAVDLFEDTGVLNQAVDAHKATLAKDPYACPIPEEVAPPLKAMSNQ
- a CDS encoding ABC transporter ATP-binding protein, which produces MNAPLVEIKDVSKRFAKRLDIAEKVAQKLGAGIREEIVHAVDEVNLSVKEGEVLGLVGESGCGKSTLGRVVAGIHAPSSGQLLFQGKDVAAMSRADKKAATLAIQMIFQDPFASLNPRMRVEDIIGEAPQVHGVVSRSEASDYVDDIMKKVGLDPSLKRRYAHQFSGGQRQRIGIARALAVKPKFLVCDEAIAALDVSIQAQVINLFMDLREEFGLTYLFISHDLSVVEHIADRVAIMYLGRIVESASTEEIFSAPKHPYTKALLAEAPRLDQRKRDFAPIEGEIPSPLDPPKGCFFNPRCPQAQDLCRQEQPDLETFGGGHSVACHYWKTL
- a CDS encoding ABC transporter ATP-binding protein, yielding MTAVLEVAGLKTHFFTHAGVVKAVDGVDFTVNKGEVMGLVGESGSGKSITGFSILGLIDQPGRIVEGSIRFNGDEIANAPEGKLKSIRGNRISMIFQDPMMTLNPVLRIDSQMMEAIFAHEKVSKKEAWERSRDALGLVGIPSPEERLKAYPHQLSGGMRQRVSIAIAFLNKPDLIIADEPTTALDVTIQAQIIHEAQKLTRQTGTAMIWITHDLAVVAGLADRISVMYAGRIVEQGLTDDVIDRPLHPYTIGLLGSVPTANKRGERLFQIEGMTPNMLALPEGCAFAPRCRSASAACKTQPPITHVANRDIRCFNPQAQAAAE
- a CDS encoding ABC transporter permease, whose product is MTDSTLHSSAPSKVKVETPFQRFRAEFFESRIAATAFFVLLIIMVLAILAPWITPQNPYDLAQVDVLDGRLAPGSEAFAGYTMWLGSDGAGRDLYSAILYGLRISISVGLASGVIALFVGMVVGLIAAYSGGRTEAVIMRVVDLQLSFPAALVALMLVAALGKGIDKIILALVVAQWAYYARTVRATALVERGKEYVEAAQCLGLSKTRVVFRHILPNCLAPLIVVGTVQTAHAVSLEATLSFLGVGLPQTEPSLGVLIANGFEYMLSGRYWISVFPGIALLLTVASINLVGDQLRDVLNPRMKK
- a CDS encoding ABC transporter permease, whose translation is MSVFVIRRLMQALLVVFLMSVIVFFGVNIVGDPVYMLVSPDADQADIEAAIRRLGLDRPIWDQYLLFLKGAAQGNLGDSFIFGEPALKLILHHMPATLELAFSALMLAIVIGIPLGLFSGLYPDNPISKGIMAGSILGFSLPTFWVGLMLILLFAVELGWLPSTGRGDTATIFGIETSLATWDGLRHIFLPALNLALLKISLAIRLTRAGVREAMSQDYVKYARAKGISTSRIILVHVMKNIMIPVVTVMGLEFGSLIGFSVVTETIFAWPGMGKLLIDAILQLDRPVVVAYLMIMVLFFVVINLVVDILYSILDPRVRLQDQGA